In the Mytilus trossulus isolate FHL-02 chromosome 1, PNRI_Mtr1.1.1.hap1, whole genome shotgun sequence genome, one interval contains:
- the LOC134709422 gene encoding receptor-type tyrosine-protein phosphatase alpha-like, with translation MSYSKPRNDYINAVIIPGYTYDSKILVTQCPLEETVVDFWTMVYDHNSSIVVLLDQLNRKTPLWLGRQEVLQFKDFTIVQDNSPNPEELKLILSHKEKDPMSITVFTTSKVNNDAILPSNVLLDLLKKVTECWKIQKGPITVVCSDGCSKSGIFVALKLILEKMKIDDEIDVFQVVRTMQVRRPEFFTEFDQYEYCYRCIKEYLENDSVYANL, from the exons GGATATACATATGACAGTAAAATCTTAGTAACTCAATGTCCTCTTGAAGAAACTGTTGTTGATTTCTGGACCATGGTATATGACCACAACTCTtctattgttgttttgttggaCCAGTTGAACAGG AAAACTCCGTTGTGGTTAGGTCGACAGGAAGTGCTACAGTTTAAAGATTTTACCATTGTGCAAGACAACTCACCAAATCCCGAAGAGCTTAAACTTATCTTGAGCCATAAG GAAAAGGATCCGATGTCAATAACTGTTTTCACCACAAGTAAAGTAAACAATGATGCAATTCTTCCATCAAACGTTTTACTTGACCTGCTGAAAAAAGTAACAGAGTGCTGGAAAATACAAAAAGGTCCAATTACTGTTGTGTGTAG TGATGGTTGCAGTAAAAGTGGGATATTTGTTGCATTGAAACTTATATTGGAAAAAATGAAGATAGATGATGAAATTGATGTTTTCCAAGTTGTTAGAACAATGCAAGTTAGACGACCCGAATTTTTCACGGAATTT GATCAGTATGAATATTGCTACAGGTGCATCAAAGAGTATTTAGAAAACGACTCGGTGTATGCAAATCTATAG